The nucleotide sequence GTCCAGAAATTGGCGAAAGACTATTCGGGCTATAAGGAATGGGGTGGAAAAGGCTTGATTATTATGGCCAAGAACTTCTATGCCTTGGGAGATGCATATCAGGCGACCTATATTTTAGACAGCGTAATCGGCAACTTCGGCCAGTATGCTGAAATTGTGTCGGAGGCCAAAAGTGAATTATCGATCATCAAAGCCAAGGAGGCCAAGAGCAATTCATCAGTGAGAACCGATTGAAATTGAAAATAGATTTAACACGATTGAAAATTGAATTTGAACGGGGCCTTATAGAACCGGTTTCGTTTTACAGGTGTAAATTCAAAAAAGAACACAGAATGCACAAACATATAAAGCTTAGCCTTATTTTTCTTACCGGTGTCTTTCAATTTGCCATAGCGCAAGAAGAGGAAAAAGACGATATAGGTACTGAAACCGTTACCGTTACCAAGGCCTATACGCCAACGATCAACGATGCCTTTAAAATCAAGACCATGCCCAATCTCAATGATTCCATCGTCTTGCAAAAGAAAAAGATAAACTATAGTATTTTTTCGGTTCCGGTGGCTTCGACCTTTACCCCGGCCAAGGGTAAGGCTTCTGCCGTAAAGAAAACCCCGCCGCCCGTATTGTACAATTCATATGCTTCGGCCGGTGTGGGCAACCCTGCCAATTTAATGGGAAAGTTTTACACCAGTAGGACTATCGACCGCGAGTCTGGTTACACATTGGGCTTGGGGCATAATTCTTCCCGTGGCGATATTGATGGTGTGGCCCTAGACAATATTTATTCGAATACTGAATTGGATGCCAGTTATACCAAACGCGATAGCGATTTTGATTGGGGCGTGAACATTGGGGCGCAGCATCAATTGTACAATTGGTACGGTATTCCCGATGCTACTTTTACCAAAGAAGAGGTAGAGGCCATCGATGAACGTCAAAATTATTATATGGCCGAAGCATCGGGGCACATTAATGTCGAGGATTCGTACTTTGAAAATGCAAAACTAGAGTACCGAAGGTTTTGGGATGCCGTGAAATCCGGTGAAAACAGGGCCGTTCTCAAAACGGGCTTTTCATTTCCCGTGGCCGAGGAAAACCTAGGAATCAAAGCTAAGGTCGATTATGTGAGCGGTAGTTTCGAAAATTCCAGTCTTAATAATCCCGTCAATACGCCCGGAATAGATTACAGTAACCTCCAAGTAGGTATTAGCCCGAGCTTGGCATTGGCCAACGAGGATTTTTCCTTGAACCTAGGGGTGAACCTTGTGTATGGCCTTGATATGGAAAACAGCGATGGTAATTTTTATATCTATCCCGCGGTTACCGCATCGTACAGATTGTTGGATGATATGGCCATATTGTATGGTGGGGTAGAGGGAGATTTGATGCAAAACTCCTATTTTGGTTTTGTGGAAGACAACCCCTACGTGTCGCCAAGTTTGACCATTGTTCCTACCGATAAGCAGTATGATGCCTATGTAGGTCTAAAAGGCCAGATTTTGCCTAATTTGAGCTATAACGCAAAACTGAGTTATACTACCGAAAACAGAAAGGCGCTCTATAAACTCAACCCTAGAAACGATGCAAGAACGGATGAAAAAGGATACTACTACAGTAACTCGTTCGAGGTGTTCTATGATGATGTCAAGACCATTGGGGCTTTTGGGGAATTGAATGTTGATGTGAACCGTAACTTTACCTTGGGGGTCAATGTAGAATACTTTAATTATAACA is from Zobellia galactanivorans and encodes:
- a CDS encoding TonB-dependent receptor, with amino-acid sequence MHKHIKLSLIFLTGVFQFAIAQEEEKDDIGTETVTVTKAYTPTINDAFKIKTMPNLNDSIVLQKKKINYSIFSVPVASTFTPAKGKASAVKKTPPPVLYNSYASAGVGNPANLMGKFYTSRTIDRESGYTLGLGHNSSRGDIDGVALDNIYSNTELDASYTKRDSDFDWGVNIGAQHQLYNWYGIPDATFTKEEVEAIDERQNYYMAEASGHINVEDSYFENAKLEYRRFWDAVKSGENRAVLKTGFSFPVAEENLGIKAKVDYVSGSFENSSLNNPVNTPGIDYSNLQVGISPSLALANEDFSLNLGVNLVYGLDMENSDGNFYIYPAVTASYRLLDDMAILYGGVEGDLMQNSYFGFVEDNPYVSPSLTIVPTDKQYDAYVGLKGQILPNLSYNAKLSYTTENRKALYKLNPRNDARTDEKGYYYSNSFEVFYDDVKTIGAFGELNVDVNRNFTLGVNVEYFNYNTETDNPAWNLPNLTSSLFMDYQIGEKWYAGANLFYVGERDDVATIATASGNPADFFATPITLDGYFDANFHVGYRWNDQLSFFLKVANIANNNYQRWANYPVQGLQVMGGLTYKFDL